TGAAAATGATGATTAACTTGTTATCTGAACTCGACTACTATTGACAACAGGTGGACATGACGACGATAAAGCAGATGAAAGAAAGTGATCTAAAAGATCTTATCATACCAATGGTACTTTCCTTGTGATTGTTATTGATCTAAAACAATTAAGATTGATCACTCTTCTTTTAGCAGATGTTTTGAACTTTTGGTACCATTCCATTTGATTCAATGCAGGGTCCAAGGAAGAAGATTCTCCAGGCCATAGCGTGTCTTCCAAAACGGTAGCGGCGGCCTCTTGCTGATTCTTACTCTTGTGGTCATAATTGGCCTTTTGCGGATCAAAACTAAGAAGAAACTCTTCTCTCTGGATGATTGTAGTCAGAATGTTATTATCTGGATTTTCTCTGTGATGCAATttatctctcttttcttttagaCAAGTTGTCGACCGAATCAGCAGTCGTGTCAGGGTTCGTGTCTATTTTGAAACATGACATGCATTTTGGTGAATTGTAACTTTTTCTCCAATAGCATATTTCAATCCTAGTATTAGCCCGCCCCATTCAGTTTAGATACAGAACGTACACTTTATTACAACGGTCCACTTGGGATAATGTATAGTGCTGATCCAATGTGGGAGCCTACTTTTCATCTGCTCCAAGTTTGTCTAGTAGCTTAATCTCTTGCAAGTTATCACATGAATTATGGGCCTAAATTAAGAAAGAAGCATACACTCATACACTCACTATCATTGTCCAAGTCTGCAACCGGGAAAGGTTAAAATCATTTATCAACTATACATTATGCAGAGCACCAAATCCACCAATATATACAAGATTAATGAATGGGATGTGAGAAAATGAAGATAATCCACGACAGTACGTAAATATATctgataaaacaaaacatttgtAATCAAAGACTTcaattagggctgggcaaaaaatccgaatccgaaaaaccgaaccgaacccgatccgaaaaagtagcaccgaacccgaaccgaaattgattaaatatccgaatgggttcaaaatttcggtatttaaaaaaccgaaaccgaacccgatccgaaccgaaatattttgggtacccgaatgtatccgaaataaatttatatagttaaatatatacattgtttttatatataatgtatattaaaaatattaaaaatatataagatacctttaagtttttcaaaatactcggaaaatatatgcaaatagtcaaaagtgaatgtttaaaatagctaaagtatactgaaaacaccaaaatagttaaatatctattgattttttatccaaatattcaaagaaaaacaatttatatgttaaattaaggtattttgacatatatgttatgaaaatttatatgtaatatattatctttcttatagattttgaaaatttaaagtatataatgaattttgaaaatttaaaaacattttaaatgggttatccgaacccgaaccgaacccgcaaagatccgaaccgaacccgaactgaaagttagaaatatccgaatggggctgaaatctttaaccccgaaaacccgaaacccgaatggactgaaccgaaacccgaatgggtacccgaacgcccagtccTAACTTCAATCAGAAAGAGATGTGTGAGGATTAAGAGGAGATTGACGGTGGGATTAAATGGATATTTTATAGTTAGAACTTCAATAAGAAAAGGGATATGTAATTGGAATTGAAATGGGGTTTTCTCTCTATCGCATAAAATTAAGGGTCTAAAATGAAACAATAGGAAAACAAAAGTGGTAAATAGAAAGGAGTAAAAGAACGGATTACAACATCCCACATCGGGAAGCTGGGAGTCACTTGTATAGGAGAGAGACGCGTATAAGAAATGGCCTTAGCTCTTTCTTCCAAACCACGCAGCCATGTGGTGAGCACAAAGCGAACTATTCTTTCGCCTTTTACTAAAGAATACCGTGTGCTCTCCAAGCCAAGTGGCATACGCCTATTTTTGGAGGGTCTTGCTTTAAAGTGAGCCCAACAACAGCTAATTGCAATTTTTTGTCTGGTTCGTGTTTATCACTATACAAGCTGCATGCCTGTATCTATTAGCTTGGTATGAAACTGAGTTTGTAGTTTGTCACTATACTGGCTGTATATTAGCTTGTAATGAAATCTATTTCAATtggttaaatattattttctcagTCTATTGAAGATTCATATAAACACTTCTCTGCTTAATATCTGTAAAACttactaatctttttttttttggtttgactaATCTATGATAATCCCCTTCAAATATAACATAAGACCCAAACATTTTGTATAGTACATAACAGTGCTTTTCCTTGAGCTGAAGTTGTTACAACACGATAAAAGCCGATCCCCAATGTTTCGGGTGTCCCAAATGATCCCGAATGATATCAtccagctttttttttttttttttaactcaacaaCTACTTCAATTTCACCAAACAAATGTTCATACAATTAGCTTATCAGCCTCCAACACAAAACTTAACCATCTAGGCACCGTAGAATACAACTTAGGGACAATGGACGTAAATGCAGCAGTCTCCTTTGCTATTCTATCTGCAACTTTGTTACCACTCCTATTATAGAACCGCACCTTGAAATTCACTGATCGCGCCAAAAGGGTACTAATTTCTTGAATGATGGGCTTCATTCTTGGCCATatatcttcttcatcattcaGCATCCTCACCAAAATTTGAGAGTCTGTTTCAAACAGCACATCCTTGTAACCAAAATCTGCCAAGGTATGAATTGCCCATCTCAAAGCTTCAGCTTCTGTTTCTATTGCTGACCCCATAGCGAAAAGTTTCTTAGCCCCCGCCCACAACAGATTTCCTCCATGATCTCGTAAGATCCAACCTCCACCCCCGTCTTCAGTTTCCTTGTTCCAGGAGCCATCCGTATTGCATTTGAAGCTCGCCATAGGAGGAGGGATCCATCTTTTCTCTCGTTCCTCGCTCAAACCTGTTGTGGAGCTTTTCACCACCACATTTGTAACCTCAGCTCTACCATTCCATTCCTTTGCATCCTCCCTTGCCTTTGCTATTGTGGCACTAGCTGAATAATCTCTACTTCTAAATAGAAGCTCATTTCTATTCTTCCACAGCCTCCACAATAACCATGGGATCAAACCCTCCTCCATAGTCTCACTTGGGTACTCTTTTTTCAGATTTAAGACCCAAAAGAGGTTAGAGAAGAGTGAGTCACACCATGAGCCTGATGGTGGGATATGAATATTGGCTTCCGCCCAGATCAAACGCGCGTAAGTGCATTGGAACAGTAGATGATTAACACTCTCAGCTCCCGCATCGCATCTGCTACACTCTTTGGACTTTCCAATGTGTCTTTGCACCATGTTTGCGGCTACTGGTAGAGCATTGTTCAGACATCTCCACAAGAAATGTTTAACCTTTGGACTGGTCTGTGAACTCCACACCAGCTGGTAGATTGCATCCAAGCTAGGTTGATTCGCCACTTGGGTCGTATTTGCTAGAGCAGCAACGTTAGTCTGCACCCAGTAAGCGGACTTTACGGTATAGTGGCCAGTCTTAGTGTATTCCCAAGAATATGTATCTGCACTATTTTCTTCCTGCTGGATGTATGATTGAAATTTTGTTCTTCACCTTGTCTGTGAACAGACGTCCCAACAAATCGACATTCCATTCTCTTCCATCACTACACAGCAGGTCACTTACACGCATATCCTCAGGAATATTGGGTTGGAGTCCATCCTCTTGTCGTTTCATTGAGTTGACCATCTCAGCTGGTTTCTTCCCCAACCATCTTTCCCTCCAAACACAAGTATTTTTGCCACTTCCTATCACCACTCTTGCACCTTGCTGAACTAGCTTTTGTGCTGCATGAATGCTTCGCCACGCATATGAGGGTCTGGATCCTAAGGGAGCCGATAGAGGGTCAGAGTTCTTGAAGTACCGGACCGTGTCAATAAGGAGTTCTTATGAGTGAGCATTCTCCATAACTGCTTTCCCAGCAATGCAATATTGAAGGCCTCAAGGTCTTTAAAGCCTAAACCTCCACACTCCTTGGGCTTACAAAGATTGTCCCAACTCTTCCAGTGCATTCTTTTTGAGTCCTTGTTGTTTCTCCACCAGAAGTCAGACATAACGGCCATAATCTGCTTACACACTGTCTTGGGGAGTAGGAAACATGCTATAGTGTAGGTTGGGAGCGCCATAGCAACTGCTTTCAGTAGAACCTCTTTACCCGCCGGCGACAGGAACTTTGTTTGCCACCCATGGACTCTCTTATTCAGGTTCTCCTTCAAGTAACTGAGAATTGAAACTTTAGCACCCCCGAAAGCTTCTGGGAGACCTAGGTAAAGACCTTCCCCTCCTGTTTGCTCAATACCCTGTTTGGTTTTAATCTCCTCTCGTGTGCTCCTCGGGATATTCTTACCAAAATAAACACTGGACTTTTGGTAATTTATCCTCTGCCCTGATGCCAAGCTGTAGCGCTGGAGAAGCTGTATCATCTTATCCAGTTCGTCATTGGTTCCCTTACAGTATAGCATACTGTCGTCCGTGAACAATAGATGGGAAACTGGAAGGGCTCTACGCGCTACTTTCAGACCATATATATGTCTCTTTTGTTCCGCCAGCTTTAGCATTTGCACTAGTACTTCCGTGCATATGACGAATAGGTACGGGGAGAGGGGATCACCTTGTCGCAAGCCTCGGGTTGGTGTAATATGTCCATAAAGAACGCCATTGATGAAAACTTGATACCTGATCGATGAGAACTTGATACCTGACCGATAATATTATCCAGCTTTTCAGAATCAGTATACAGCAAAGTTTgcaatataaacaaacaaaaaataaataaaaccacCATCACTCAAAACTCTCAAAGTTTAGTTGGGCCAAAAGGAAACTTAATGGgcttaaaataataaatgggCTTTTCGACGTTGATCTGATCGTCAGACTTCGCAACGCCTCCTTTAGGGTTCTTCCTCAGACGAACCAAAACCCCCACATTACATTTGATAGAAGAAGAGCTCCGATCGCCAAAAGATGAGTTTGATCCTCAGATTCAGACAACACTTATCAACCAAGATATCTCCACCACTCGCCTCTCTCATCACCGGTCGCCGGAGATTCGGACAACCGGCGAGAAAACAGgatgaagaggaggaagaagaagtagaaATAGATCAGAGGAAGCTCCCGACCGACTACGATCCCGCCACATTCGATCCGACGGAACACCGAAGCCCGCCGACGGACCGCGTGTTCCGCCTCGTCGACGAGATCTCGTCTCTGACGCTGTCGGAAATCTCAGAGCTCGGCGCGATTATAATGAAGAAGAGAGGCATCACGGAGACACCAACCGTCGCCGTTATGAAACCCGGAGCTGGAGGTGGTGGTGCCGGCGGGATCGCTCAGGGTCAAACCGGCGGTGGTGGTGCGAGTGAGGAAGCGAAAGTGGAGAAGACTGTGTTtgaggtcaagcttgagggctTTGAAGCGTCTGGGAAGATCAAGATTATTAAGGAGGTGAGGAGCTTTACTGATTTGGGTCTTAAGGAAGCGAAGGAGTTGGTGGAGAAGACTCCTTCGGTTTTGAAAGCTGGTGTTTCTAAGGAAGAAGGTGAGAAGATTGTTGAGAAGCTCAAGGCTCTTGGTGCTAAAGTTGTTCTTGAGTGATTGATTCGAAAGCAaggtttcgattttttttttctttcttttggttcCGTCTTGATAGGAGCTAATAAATGTAATAGATTAAACTTAAAAGCAGCTTTGTCTCATTGCTATAATTGGTGGTTTTTGAGAGATGATCAAGTACATCAAATGTTTGGGAACCGTTGTGTTGTAGTTTAGTGTTGTTTTTTGTGGCTTTGGTATTGGCTTTAGTTTGAAGCATATTGGTTTTGTCTCCTCCAACTAGTTTTAGTTGATCTTGTGTCTGAAATCTGTTGGGATGAAACTAGTTACCACCACTCAAGAGAAGTAAAAGACATAAATAGATGTCTTAATAGTATGTTACTAGGTTGCAATACTGCTCATATCATATGGTTGGAAATTAAAATTAGTCAGCCAAGTCTGGACAATGTATTGGTTATAATCAGTTTCAGAGACTCGTATCCTTTTATGCTCTGGTGAACAGTGGGTTAGTTTTGGGAGGTGGGTTTTAGGGTGAGACTCGTTCGTGCGCCACCAACAAGGTGCAAACATCGTTGTAAATCTCATAAAAATTGATCAGTGTAGTTGTACTGTTGTAGTTCATCTTAAGACCATTGTCGACAGTAAATATTAGATTTGATTGTTCAAAGGGCCTCTACATTCCTCAAGGAGGCTAAATATGCTTTTGGCTTGCTATTTTATTGGTTTGTGACTCTACTATAAATTGTTAATTGTCGCAGAAGCAGAAAAATATTCATGAAATCACTAATCAGTACGGAGCTTCtgtctctttgtttttttccttataCCAAAGCTTTCCGAAGCAACTCCAACAACCGTCAACATTCTTAAATTGAGAGACCTCAAAATTTTTTGTAGCTCGATAGAGTCTCTCGTTTCTCAAAGTGGGAGTGTACAAAGAAGAAGGTTGAGAACTTAAAAAGGGAAATGGTGGAAAGGTTGTAAAAAGGCCAAGGCCAAAATGGTGGTGGTTCTGCGGTTGAGGGAGCTAAAGCGGATAGATAATACTAAGTTTGATAGGTTGAAAATGAGAAGACTATTCTGacattgtttaaatatttttaggtgATAAGGAAAAAACTCACATCTCTCTCTGTTATCTTTTAACCCACACTTGACTTTCAACATATCTATAATAAAACACAAACCATATAAGAGAAAGGGGTCCAAAAGGATTCTAAACCACAGAGATCTGTACCCAAGTTAGCTTGAGCATGCATGCGCATGCGCATCCGTGATGCATTCCTAAGGACAATATCCATGAATTGAAACGTCAAAAGAAGACATGATGAGACTAAACACTTCAAATATTCACTCTGCTCCTAGTGATCTCATTCATCATTTGAGGTTGAAGCAGCTTTTGCTGCATACTTGACTAAGACCCCAGTTAACAGAGCCTTCTCCTTCATCTTTAACCTGTGAAAATCGTAATTTTACCAGAAAATCAATCAGTCAAGTAAAAAGAATCTATTAAcattgttactttttttttaaccacaAAGATTTCTGTATGCTTTTTTCACCTCTTTGAAGATCCAGGAATCTCTATGGTTGAGGACTTCTTCCCTTTCACAagaatctttttcttcttcttcttcttctccttcttcttctctccttccACTCTACCACCAGTTTTTGCTTCTGGTTTATCAGAGACAGCTCCTCCACCCAATACTTTTTCTCTACCTAGAAGCTTCAGCTCCAGCCTACGGATTCTCTCAATCCTTTCCTCATCTAAGGATGACACTGAACTATTCAGAGGTTCAAGATTCTCTTCAGCaacttcctcttcttcatcagacctatcatgttcatcatcatcatcatcatccacatGTGCTTCTGCCACAGCTTCCTCGGGTTTATTCAGTGCCTGGAATGAAACTAAAGGTGTCTCTAACTCCTCCTGTTCTCTAGTCTCTCGCTTCACAGCTTGTTTCTTAGACCTTACATTGGTTTGTACTTTGGGAGATTCTATGatacattcttcttcttcttccacttcaTCTACATCTTTGTCTGAATCATCTGATGACTCATCTTCCCACGAATCCACAGAAGCATCTTCTTCCACAACATCAACACTAGAAACTGCCTCAAAACCAGGAAAAGGAAGCTCCTCAAAGACGGTATCCGAGCGTAGCTCCTCAGAAACTGATTGGTTCGAAGCAGCAAACTCCACAACCTGACATTTTATCTGCTTCACAACCTTCCCAAATGACAACCTCTGTCCATCGAATTGCTCCACAAACCTAAGGAAACAACAACCTCATCACACCAAAGATAGGACCGCTAGTTttacaagcaaaaaaaaacagcagAAGAGTCTCACTCTCATACCTGTTAGCATCAACCCCGGTTTTGAAATCAACAAGAGCGAACCCTTTACAGACAGGATCTTTAGTCTTCTTATTCCCAGACACAGCCGGTGCTAACTTCAACACCCCACTCACTTCTTTAAAAGCCGCCTTGAGATCTCTGTGAACATTCTTCTTCTTAGGAAGATTGGTCACACGAACACGGTACCCACTTTGAGTTTCACCTATGTATATAACataatcaaaattcaaaaagcAGATAAAATTGAGATTTTGATCAAAAcaggaagaaagaaagaaataaaaaaggcGAAACCTTTGatgagattattattattattattattattatggtcgCGTTTGAGAGGATCGTTGGTCTTGAGGTTGTTGAGATTAGCAGCTTGAGCTTTCCAGCTCTGCTCAATCTCCTCGAGGAGCTTGTCTTCTATTGAAGTCTCGTACTTTTTGCCAACGCCGAACCCGCGTGGCTTCTTCTCTAGCCATTGTTTCATCTTATCCATTGGCAAGAACTCTCCTTCGTCTTCGTCTTCGTCTCCATCTTCATCAAACTCATCCcaatcttcttcatcctcttcttcttcttcttctacatcCTCTTCTGTACTGCTTCTACGTTTGTTTACAGCGGGCGGACGAAACCCATCACTCCTTTTGACAACGACTGCTCGAGGAAATGAGATGTGTGCAGAGGTTGTGAAGCAGGGAGAAACCAGATAAGcacatgaaggagaagaagaggaagagattGAACACGGTGATTTGAAGCGAGAATGGAGCAGGAGGGAATTGCAGAGCGAAGCTCCGTTCATGCTTTCGTGTGTCAGTGTGTTTCGTTATCTTCTTTCTTCGTCTTCGTCGGGGAAGAAAACTGAAGAAGAATCGCGAACTGAAACGTTTTCAAGAAAGCCCAATGGGCCTGTTTTCGGCCTCAAGTAAAGttactctttcttttttttttttaaaacaccaaGTAAAGTTACCCAAAGAAATATACAATACTAAATAGTGTTTAAAACCAAACGTCATATTGCAGTAGAGAGTGTCTTCCTTTACTCCTCCCCAAACAAAATTTATCGAAAACCAAACGGCGGAGGAACTGGTTTTCCGGTTAAAGctactcaaaaagaaaaaaacacttaTCTGCAAAGTGTGAGCTTTTTACTCTTTATTGTTTACTTCCATTCCCTAGTACTACATTGTAGTGTTCCTACTTGCTAGCTACTGTCATCATCAAAAATGAAATTGAGCTTTTAGGGTTTCTCAGATCACACGATCTCTTTGGCTTTGGATATTCTGTTCCATAATTCTTTTCCCCTTTGATCTTTCCCGCCTTTAAAAGTTAGGgtttatcttgttttttttttctgatcaacATTTAGggttttatcttctttttattttattttatatattcaccTTGTATTGTACAAAGCTTTCTCATATGTTCCATGGTCTAATTAAATTCATAtctttttgaagttttttttttgtgaaggTTTTCATGGAGACGAGAAAGATAATTCCAGTGTTCTGTTACTGGAACGGGTGTATTAAAGATGGCCCTGATGGTCCACTCTACGAAGGAGGATCAAGTCCAAGAGTGATCAGAGTTGAGAGGAAAACCAGTTTACCTAAATTGTTAGATGATCTGCATCGAGTCACTGGATTTGACAAGGGTAAGTTCAAGATAGATGTGATTGGTAGATACCCTTCCATTGTTCAACAACCTCTGGTTAAGTATATCCGTCTGCCCGTTGTGGATGATTCTAGTCTCGAGACCATGCTCGAGGTCCCAACTTACCACCTTTCCATCAACAATCTGGAGTTTTATTTAGAGGTCACACCTGTTGTTAATGCTCCTTCCTTAGCAAATCAGGTGACGCGCGCGAAAGCGTCCTCGGCAAGATGATAATGATGCAAACTCTTCCCGCTAGCGTTTGCGCTTGTTGTTTCTTAAGAAAAGTCGTCTGCCGATTCTTGGCGTTGGTTCTTCGCGTGCATCAGAAAGAAAGCAACGCAGAGGGAAGGTCTTTGTCTAATAACGACTATGGATCCTGACATTGTTACGGTTGTCAACGAGCCTGAGTGTCGGTGGGCGCAACACCGCTTCTGTCTCAGGCATCTTTGCTTCGAGTTTTACGAAGCTTTCCGTAACAATCTCATGACGGAGTTTGTCTACAAGGCTGGATCCACTGTGTGCGTTTCGAGTTTCGATTACTACTTGAAGAAAATCGAGGAGATGGATCCAGAGGCGCGGAAGTGGGTAGACAAAATACCTCCACATAAGTGGGCTCTGGCTCATGATGAAGGCGGATTGAGATTTGGTATCATGGAGACAAACTTGATCTTTGCCACTTACGGTTTCATAAACCATATCCCTGATCTCCCCATCACAACTTGCGTCTTGCTAATCTTCGATCACCTGGCAGAGCTTTTCATATCCCAACGTGAGCTTCTAAACAGTGGAGACAAGAAGTATGCTAAACATGTCATGACAAAGCTTGGAGAGTACAATAAGGGAACTTATGATGTGCTGCCACTAGACAATACCGGAGAGAGGTTTCAAGTTGTTGTCGCGGATGGAGATAATAACAAGAGATTTGTTGTTCATCGCGTTGATAGGGTTTGCACTTGTGGGATGTGGCAACTTTACAAGTATCCGTGTTCTCACTTGTTAGCGGTTTGTAGGAGGCTGAGCGTTGACTTTTTGCAGTATGTCAACGACTACTACAATACAGAACGTTCTCTTCAAGTTTACGCTGCTGAGTTCAATCATGTTCCGGGGTTTTCTGAATGGCCGGAGGCTTCTGACGCTCCGAGGCTCCTTCCTCCCAGATGATGAGGTTGCACTTCAACCAACATGAACTAAACAGAGATGGTGGTGGTATGTTTTATTGGTgtaatgttgttttttttggtattaaAAACCGGTTTGGTTTATGTGGCTAATGTAATGCTTGGACAAAGTAGTTTTTATTGTGTGAAAATGTATTTCTGGAAGTGTAAGTTGGTGGATTTTGAATTTACAAATGGCAATAACCGGTTTAATGTAAGTTATTAGGAGGATTGATGTATGAAACCAGTTATTTTATTGTGGCTTCTGATTAACTTTTACCATATATTGCAGTCAGTCAGTGTTTTTGTCTATCGGTTTATTAGTTTAATTACAAACTAAACTAGAAGCTTTTAGCTCTGGACAGAGAGTGACCGAACACATTGTGAGTAAGTAACTGAAGATGATTAATAGAATGTGCCATCTTGGTAGTTTAGAAAATAGGTTGCAACAACAaatatctatcctattaaaagtgaagtacaaaagaaaattaaccCATACTTCatctaaatatttacaatatcTGCCACTGATATTAATGATACAGATTTGCTATAATTTTGTTTAAGCCTTTCACGTCATAATCCAAATCGAAGCCTATTAACATTATCTTTGACCAATTTGTATATCTTTAACTATAAAATCTCTAACCATACAGTTGGACATCAGCACAATCTCGATATCAGCATGAAACTGTTTCAAAAATTTACTAAGCGATATTGTTGAATCCATTgccaattttttattaaaatagtgtTACAGccaaaactaatatataactataatattataACTGTAAATAGCATTACTAAACCGGACTATATGTAggaaaaatttcataaaaatattccaactaaatttcattaaactttttaataccAAAACTTTTTTGTTACCCAGTTTAATATCCCAACTAATTATACTGTTcattttaatatacaaatttttaaaattatgtcccttttaataatcaaaatttatttaaaatactgataagtttcaaacaaaatttaaaaaaccttcaaattaacaaaacaatctcagaaaattctaattttatttaggatttaggaaaGAAGGTAATAAGTTAggaagaaaattttaaaattttaaaattaagttttaaggaaaataaataaatttgttttctatttcagaaaataaactaaactcaatacttaaaatttaaaatttttatttcaaaatttaaggttatacacattttagttaattttattctcaaacagaaaataaaattagaattttctgagatgtttgtaaaatttagagatttttttaaatttcgtatgaaaattattagtatttttaattaaaataaaaaagtttggatattaaatagacttagttttaaaagtttgtatattaaagtgagcaaaataattaattgggtTATTAAACTAGACATCAAAAAAGTTTAGGTATTTAAAAAGCTTAAAAAATTTAGTTGGGATATTAAACTAGACAGCGAAAAAAGTTTAGGTATttaaaagcttaacaaaatttaattgagatatttttatagaattttcccTATATGTACTACTTGTAttggataaaattaaaaaccattcGGGTTGACTACTATTTTATAGATTAATAGgattcaatatttatattaattaatcttttaaacataaaatctatGTATAAAGTTTTCTAATGATTTTGTTGCAcctatcattaaaaaaatatatcaactaAGTCAGATATATCAATTCACTGTTCGTAAAATCTTTAACTATCTTAATAACTTAACATAACAAGCCCCTAAATTAAAggtatcatatttataaaaatatcaatatacttGCTAATTACAGATTTATAGGATCGATTGATTACAACATCTTTAGTATATTCCAAACTTTAAATACTTATCATTatgtgaaaaaattaaaaacaaaatattgacaAAATATTCCTAAcctttagtatattttttatctACACGACTTGCAAATcaagttttcaaataattagTTTAGATTTTACTATCATATATGTCTCActtataaaactatatacaatTCATTATACGTTGAAGAACAACATTCACATCCAGATCCAAAAAAAATGTCGAGCAATGCAAGTTTCACACCTCTCAAAAACATGAATCCATTTAAGATGAAATAGTGATCTCAAGTCAAATTACTTCATTCCTGGCAACAAACCACCTTATTCGGTAGGAGAGACTCTTCAAATGGTTTTTGCTGATGAATATGTaagttttgaaaaatcaaatatattcttTTAGGTTTT
The sequence above is drawn from the Raphanus sativus cultivar WK10039 chromosome 7, ASM80110v3, whole genome shotgun sequence genome and encodes:
- the LOC130497860 gene encoding uncharacterized protein LOC130497860 translates to MSLILRFRQHLSTKISPPLASLITGRRRFGQPARKQDEEEEEEVEIDQRKLPTDYDPATFDPTEHRSPPTDRVFRLVDEISSLTLSEISELGAIIMKKRGITETPTVAVMKPGAGGGGAGGIAQGQTGGGGASEEAKVEKTVFEVKLEGFEASGKIKIIKEVRSFTDLGLKEAKELVEKTPSVLKAGVSKEEGEKIVEKLKALGAKVVLE
- the LOC108814504 gene encoding uncharacterized protein LOC108814504, yielding MNGASLCNSLLLHSRFKSPCSISSSSSPSCAYLVSPCFTTSAHISFPRAVVVKRSDGFRPPAVNKRRSSTEEDVEEEEEEDEEDWDEFDEDGDEDEDEGEFLPMDKMKQWLEKKPRGFGVGKKYETSIEDKLLEEIEQSWKAQAANLNNLKTNDPLKRDHNNNNNNNNLIKGETQSGYRVRVTNLPKKKNVHRDLKAAFKEVSGVLKLAPAVSGNKKTKDPVCKGFALVDFKTGVDANRFVEQFDGQRLSFGKVVKQIKCQVVEFAASNQSVSEELRSDTVFEELPFPGFEAVSSVDVVEEDASVDSWEDESSDDSDKDVDEVEEEEECIIESPKVQTNVRSKKQAVKRETREQEELETPLVSFQALNKPEEAVAEAHVDDDDDDEHDRSDEEEEVAEENLEPLNSSVSSLDEERIERIRRLELKLLGREKVLGGGAVSDKPEAKTGGRVEGEKKKEKKKKKKKILVKGKKSSTIEIPGSSKRLKMKEKALLTGVLVKYAAKAASTSNDE
- the LOC130497975 gene encoding uncharacterized protein LOC130497975, whose product is MDPDIVTVVNEPECRWAQHRFCLRHLCFEFYEAFRNNLMTEFVYKAGSTVCVSSFDYYLKKIEEMDPEARKWVDKIPPHKWALAHDEGGLRFGIMETNLIFATYGFINHIPDLPITTCVLLIFDHLAELFISQRELLNSGDKKYAKHVMTKLGEYNKGTYDVLPLDNTGERFQVVVADGDNNKRFVVHRVDRVCTCGMWQLYKYPCSHLLAVCRRLSVDFLQYVNDYYNTERSLQVYAAEFNHVPGFSEWPEASDAPRLLPPR